The following proteins are encoded in a genomic region of Gouania willdenowi chromosome 6, fGouWil2.1, whole genome shotgun sequence:
- the LOC114465579 gene encoding protein FAM180A, whose amino-acid sequence MLPRRMVIVGLLCCCIRTGVTRTRSKDLFPAAKRIKRGLTSATAKPIFHSTFSDVHLLFEILMAGIHFETRWGILRQDAELASLRKTRNLDLICEEIIPKKITDIFRLISNISNLPGHLHQDDFERTLLTLVFTIQQIVSSTDEHQRDAWAKSFVQLYKAIKKDLIETN is encoded by the exons ATGCTTCCCAGAAGGATGGTCATCGTTGGACTTCTCTGCTGCTGCATCAGGACAGGTGTCACAAGAACCCGGAGTAAAG ACTTATTCCCAGCTGCAAAACGGATAAAACGAGGACTGACAAGTGCAACGGCCAAGCCCATCTTCCACAGCACTTTCAGTGACGTTCATCTATTATTTGAG ATCCTAATGGCTGGTATACATTTTGAAACCCGGTGGGGAATTCTCCGTCAAGACGCTGAACTAGCTTCTCTCCGAAAGACAAGGAACCTGGACCTCATATGTGAGGAGATCATTCCCAAGAAGATCACAGACATCTTCAGGCTCATATCAAACATCTCAAACCTTCCTGGTCATCTGCATCAGGATGACTTTGAGCGCACCCTTTTGACTTTGGTATTCACCATTCAACAGATTGTCAGTTCTACAGATGAGCACCAAAGAGATGCATGGGCCAAGTCTTTTGTTCAGTTATATAAAGCCATCAAGAAGGACCTGATAGAAACAAACTGA